TTACCACGTGACATCCCGCCCTGTAAGCGGACTCGATCCCGAACGGTGCGTCCTCCACCGCGACGCAGTCCTTCGGGTCGAAGCCGAGGCACCTGCATGCGTAGAGATAAACGTCGGGGGCGGGCTTGCCGTTCTCCACAGAATGGGTGGAGATTACCATGTCGAACATGTCCTTGACGCCGATCTGCTCCAGATAATCGTCGGCGTGCTCCTGGGTGGAGGCGGTGGCGACCGCGAGCTTCGCCCCGGTCCCCTTGAGATAATCCAGTACCTCCCTGATACCGGGCTTGGGCTCGATGCCGTTGGCCTCGACGTGGGCACGCATCAGTCTGCGCCTCTCCCCCCTGACGGTCTCGAAGTCGAACGAGTCCCCGAACCTCTCCCTGAAGTACTTCGCGACGAGGCGGGAGTCCAGGCTGCGGATGTGGATCACATCGTCCGGGGTGATGCCGAAACCGAACTTCTTCCCCGCCTCGCACCAGAACATGATGTTGAACTTCTCGGTGTCGATGAGGGTTCCGTCCATGTCGAAGATAACGGCTTTCATGGGACCGTCCCGCGGCCCCGGAGGGCCGCCTAGGTTTCACCCGAGGAGCTTCCTGATCTCCTTGGTGAGGATGTCGGAGGCCTGTTTCCCGTCGATCTTTCCCCTGAGAGCGCCCATGACAGGACCCATGAGGGGACCGATGGCGGCCATTCCCTTGGAACGGACGAACTCCTCCCTCTCCCTGACGATCTTGGCGATGATGGCCTCGGCCTCTCCCGCATCGACGGCGGTGAGCCCGAGCTTCATGATCGCCGCATCCATGTCGGTTCCGGATGCTATCTCCTTCAGAAGTGCGGGGATGGCCTCCTTCGCGAACCTGTTCTCCTTGAGCCCGGCGAACACGTTGTACATGTCGTCGTAGGTGAGCGCGTCGGTGTTGATTCCCTCGTGCTCCAGTTCGGAGAAGGTGTTCTGGAAGGTGGTAGCCGCGACGGCGGCCATGCCGAACTCGTCCGCGATCTTGCAGAACACGTCGTCCCTTCCCTGGGCGACGATCTGGTGTGACTGCTGCTCGTTGATGCCGTACTGCTTCACGAGCCTGGCCTCGGTGACCTCGGGAAGCTCGGGCAGGTTCCTTGCGATCCTGTCGAGTCTCTGCCTGGTGATCGGGGTGGGCGGGACGTCGGTCTCGGGATACATCCTGGCGGCCCCGGGCAGCGGGCGGCTGTACTTGGTGGTGCCGTCCGGCAGCGGGTCGCGGGTCTCCTCGGGAACGCCCTCGAGGGCGGCATTGGCCCTGTTCACCGCGAGGGTCAGGGCATCCTTCGCCTTCTTCTCCTTGGCGGCACAGATGACGAATGCGTCGAACTCGCCGGTCATGCCGAGGGCCTCCCTCAGCCTGTCGACGTACTCCTGCTCGATCCCGTAATTGGGGAGCTCGTCGGAATGGAAGATTCCCTTCACGCCGACGGTCCTGGCGTACTGGGCCATCTCGGAGCCCAGCCTGAGGGTCTTGTTGTCGCCGTTCATTACGCCGGCGAATCCGGGCAGCCTGCATGCCAGGACCCTGCCCTTGTCCTTGAGGGCAGAGACGATGATCTTGGACTCACAGGTCTTGAAGATGTCGGTGACGTCGACGAGGTCGACGGGCACCGCCTTGGTGCCGCGCTCGGCCAGGATCTTCTTCACACGGACGAGCATCTTCTGCCTCTTCACCTCGTTGGTGACGAAGTCGGGGAGCATGCGAAGCTCCTGGACTCCCTTGATCTCG
This is a stretch of genomic DNA from Thermoplasmatales archaeon BRNA1. It encodes these proteins:
- a CDS encoding haloacid dehalogenase superfamily, subfamily IA, variant 3 with third motif having DD or ED; translation: MKAVIFDMDGTLIDTEKFNIMFWCEAGKKFGFGITPDDVIHIRSLDSRLVAKYFRERFGDSFDFETVRGERRRLMRAHVEANGIEPKPGIREVLDYLKGTGAKLAVATASTQEHADDYLEQIGVKDMFDMVISTHSVENGKPAPDVYLYACRCLGFDPKDCVAVEDAPFGIESAYRAGCHVVTVPDVSEPDEKQLDMLECVAETLDGLIPYFREIGLE
- a CDS encoding glutamyl-tRNA(Gln) amidotransferase, subunit E — its product is MSENETDGMMCGIEIHQQLDTKKLFCNCDSCLSEEGSGAIYRRLRPTTSEMGEVDRAALAQFNRGYGYQYQSCPGTTCLVELDEEPPHEVNADSMETTLIFSELVHASVIDEVQFMRKIVVDGSNTSGFQRTSLVAVDGYVEAIGRKIGILSVCLEEDACRKIDTTDTDVVWRTDRLGIPLIEVATAPDMRTPQEVMEVALRIGTLLRATKRVKRGIGTIREDLNISIPEGARIEIKGVQELRMLPDFVTNEVKRQKMLVRVKKILAERGTKAVPVDLVDVTDIFKTCESKIIVSALKDKGRVLACRLPGFAGVMNGDNKTLRLGSEMAQYARTVGVKGIFHSDELPNYGIEQEYVDRLREALGMTGEFDAFVICAAKEKKAKDALTLAVNRANAALEGVPEETRDPLPDGTTKYSRPLPGAARMYPETDVPPTPITRQRLDRIARNLPELPEVTEARLVKQYGINEQQSHQIVAQGRDDVFCKIADEFGMAAVAATTFQNTFSELEHEGINTDALTYDDMYNVFAGLKENRFAKEAIPALLKEIASGTDMDAAIMKLGLTAVDAGEAEAIIAKIVREREEFVRSKGMAAIGPLMGPVMGALRGKIDGKQASDILTKEIRKLLG